The sequence TTGCAGGAATCTGCAGCCCAAGTCCCCAGTCTGGAGAGAGTGCATTGTGGGATCCTGTCCCTGAAAGGTGATGGCTAGAGGCTGAGACCTAAACAGGGTGCCCTCCAAGAGGTCATGCatgggtcagaggtgcagttactTTGGGAATTGTGACATGTTGTTCTAAAACCTAGCTGGCATCTGGGGAACCAACTGGAAATTTTCAAGTGGAATTTCTACTAAGATTTACTTtataaaaatactgaaaaaaatctCCTCGCTGCTATTATGTAGGTCCAGGCTTCCACCCTCCAAGAAATAAAAAAGCTGTTGGAATACAAATCCTGAATTTATCCTGAATTTAAGAGTTTTTCCAAAGTGAGAGTTTCGCAGACTGTGTAAGCTTCACATTTCACACTGATCCTGCTACAAACAATAAGCTTATCAAAGCTTGCTTTAGAAAGGGGAAATATACTTGTGTTGCCAATGCAACACTACAGTTGCCTGAAAGTTTGGGATATCAACAAACtgctactttatttttatttttatttttattttttttactaggAGTGGCAAATGTACACTTGACCTCTGACAGCTGACATGTCTGCAGGTAATGTATGTTTAGGGGAAAGCCTGTGGGCAGGCAGGATTGTGTCACATACTTCTGGACCCTTATTTCTAATAGctgaaataacatttttattatggGGCTTTCTGGGAACCCAATCCCACTGtctttgctcaggcaaaacttctcttgaagtcagtggtgatTTTTGTCTGAGGAAGAACCACGTAATTAGACTCTAGGCTTTTATTGTAGATGTCTCACTTAAATCAGTCAGGAAGTTGTGACGCAGGTTATGGGTTGGGTTTGAGGTTTTGGAATCCTTTTCTAAGAGTCGATCTCATTGCCTCGTTTTATTTCCTAAGTGTGAAGCCGTGGTGAAGAGTGGTGGAGTGTggaggaatgcaagccaaaatgcAGACTCGTGTCAGATGTAATGGGAGGATTTTCCTGGCTGTTTGTATAATCCTCTTTATGGGATACACAGCACAAGGTAAAACTGTGAATGGTTGTTATTTCTATAATCCTCTTTCTAAACTGTGTAGCATAGACCAAGGAAGTATACTATTGATTTTAACGAATACTTGTAATTGGCCTTGAAGTAGGAATAATAAAACCTACTTTTTCTaaaattaaatcttttttttgTTAAACTTTCCATCAAGATAAGTTTTTGTATAATGCCAATGATAAAATTGTTTTTGGCAAGTGGATCTTTTCTGTCCTCCTTATATAGATGATATATGTAGTTAgtattagtatttattttataaaaaacattatttaaatgaCGGACATGGCAAGTTACAGAAGTTCTATATAAATGTCTTAGCCAACTGTTTTTGTAGTGGCTGGAATATATCAGCATCACGCTATGATCTACAGATTTTTCAATCAACTGAGTCTGAAATACAGCAATCTAAAATGGATCTAAATTTCAGGAAGTAAGGACTTCATTGGAGTTGTTTCAATCAACAGTGAGGCTAAAAATCACCTGCAGATAATATGTAAAATTACAAAATGTTACTTTGTAAAAGCAACTGTGGTGCCCAATTTTGCACCCTGGAAatgcattgactttagtgggtttGTTTGGACGTCTATCTGATTGTTGAATGCAAGGTCTTAACAGTTAAGCAAATATTTGAAAAGCTGCATATTTCCTATATTATAGCTTCACTTGTTTCATGGGGAAATAGGAAATTTGTGTAAGTATGGGGAAGTTAAGGGTTTGATTCAATACAGCAAAAATTACAACACTGTGGACTAGAACAGTTAAAAGGAAATGTTGATTCACAATGACACAGACATTCTGTATTTATTTCTTACAAGAGGCATCTAGTTTTCAAGCCACATATGTATACTTTCCTGTAGAGATATTATCACAGCGATATGCATTAATTAGATACCTATTGGTGTTTTCATCCTAAATATTGTTTTCTTTGGATGACTATTACCTGAACTTTTTGCACACAAATTACTCGGGGTATGGTACAtgttactttttatatttattaaaaacagactTTACTTTTAATAATATACAAACAGAAGAAATAACAATGAAAAGGAAAAGGTACTATGAGAGAGACGTGGAATAATGGCCATATGTATCTCTCCAAACACATTCTTTCTCCTGTAGACGAAATGTGTGCATGAGAAGATTGGAAGAGTGATTCAGTACAGTGTGGTAACAGACCATGTTAAAAGGAACTGTAATTAAAGAGAAGAGACATTCCCaaagaacaaaatgaaattagACTAAAATACCAAAAGAAGGAGAATGTAACATGAGGCTTCAGATGCAATTAGTTAATGATACCAAAAGAAGGATGAAACATTTAATCCTAAATGTGTTTTTGATGGTTTCAagtgttttgtttgttggtttattttttgttttgctcctCTGAAATTTTTTTAAGAAAGCTTTTGCAGCCGAACCTTAGATGTGAATGTAGGTTAGACATTGTGGGAGGAGAGGAAGTGAAAGAGCATCTGAAGAGTGTTTAGTGAACATCTGCAGCAGCTACTTTCCAAGAAGTCAGTAAATACGCACTGCAGTCTACTCTATAGGGCCTTATTATTAATGGGCAGATCCCACAGGGAGGGTTGGGGAGGAAATCTCTGTGAGGATTCTTTAATGGAGATTACCTCAGTATTGTTCTGTTGAGGAGGTAGGTACCTTTGGAAGATTCTGGGGGATCTGCTGGAGGCTAGGACAATCCACAGGAAGGCTCCGTGCCTCCACACCAACTCTGGCACCTGGCAGCCAGAGTGTGGTCGGCATCTCACAAGACAGGACCCATGCTTTCCACATTGTTATGTGCCTTTCCATGCTGTATGTGTTCTTTTCATACATGTCCATTTAATTCTGAAATCTACTCCTTTGTGTTGTCATAAGAGACATGGAAGTTCATCTAGCTGTTTCATATGGAATTTCTTCAGTGTTTGGAAGATGTGCTCATATGGATATAATATGAGATACAGGAATATTACTTAGTGATAGTACTGGTTAATCTAAAAATGTCTTGTCAGAATTGTTTATGGTTGGGTAATCACTAAATATATACATATCATTATAACTACCAGCTTCCTGATCAGGAGTTCATAAAGTAAAATAATCCCTAATATTGACTACAGTAATTCATACTAATAATGTACGAATAATTTGATCAGGTGTTCCAGTGCAGAAAGCAAGATTCCAGAGGGTAAAATGCAGACCTGACATCTTGTCTGCTAACTGCATTGAAGAAAAAGGACCGTTGTTTGAAATTTCTGAAGGTGGAGCTAACAGAATCCTCCCTCCAAAGGCTGATCCATTTCTGTAAGTAAATGAATTGTCCCTTCAGTATTTATGGTTGGCATCAATAAGCTTTCAGTATTCTTAGCTAAGGCACTTAAATCTTTGACTTTTAATGTACATAAGAACCACCAcactggtcagaccaatggtccatgtagcccagtgtctgtcttccaacagtggccaatgccaggtgcttcagagggaatgagcagaacagggaaccattgagtgatccatcctctgccacatccacttccagcttctggcaaacagaggctagggatactcaGAACATGGGGTTTCATCTcttaccatcctggctaatagccattgatggacctatcctccatgaatttatctagttcttttttgaaccctgttataattttgtctatctatctatctatctatctatctatctatctatctatctatctatctatctatctatctatctatctatctatctatctactgttatgcatttgattttcatTTGCATGTTGAAAgaccattaatttttaaaagtgatagTACAAACATGACTAAGATTTTGACATATACAATAGACTGGTGTGGATGATGATCATATTTCATTAAAGTCTAAGGAGACAAACTGGTATATTGTGTAGGATTTGTCATAGCCAAACAGATCAATGCCCATTAAATTTGGTATCCCATCTCATGCAGTGACAAATCCTCAGTATTTCTAATGAGGGCACAATCCAGCCCCCGTTTTCAGCAATACACCTAGCCACTTGTGCAATATTATATATGGCGATCTGGAACGGAAATACTGTTTCCTGATATCTTTGATGATCAGCATATGTTCTTAAACCTGAGGCTTGAATGCCATTATTTTAGCTTGTATGATCATAAAAGTTGTTGGTCATAAAATTTCCCTTTAAATAAATCTATTGATGGTATTTGACCTCCTTAGCAGTCAATTCTCAATTTGACTGCATGCTGTGTAAAGCATTTCCTTCTATTGATCTAAATTCACCTGCCATTAAGGGGTAGGACTCTTGCTAATCCTGAGGAATGTAAACTCCTTAAGCAATGGATATAAGGATTTTTGGCCCAAAAGGGCACTTTACCAGGAAAGAAAGATCTGTGATCCCAGGGAGGAGTGGCTGTGCTGGCCTTCCGagacataggccttgtctacactaccgggtaagtcgacctaagttacgctactccagctacgtgaataatgtagctggagtcgacgtagctttgGTTGACTTACTGTGGTGTTTACACCATGCTGTgttgacaggagatgctctccctttGACTTACTTTAATCCTCTCGTTCTGATGGAGTACCAGAATTGACCAGAGATTGCACTGCGGTCGATTTTGCAGGTTTTCACTAGACCTGCCAAATCAACCCCCTCTGCATcgatccccggtaagtgtagacgtggtCAAAGTCTCTCCTACCTATTCTCTGCTGAGAGCCACTCCTTTTTTCTCCTGGGCTGCTTTTAAGCCTCGCTACCTCTCTTGGGTGCTGCTGATCCTACCACTGCCTCATATTGAGAAAACCTGCATAgtactttcaaaagacaagctttggagcttaaaatcataactttgctagacactaaaaatcatgatcttaataaagacactggattcatggcttattacaacaatctgttacCCATTAACCCCTCTTTTTATCCTATGACTaggggtgttaatgggctacttcaccttgaatggtctcttagttTAGCATACATAGTTCACACATATTCTATCTGTTTGAccatgtatttagctgtgacactctgagtacatttcccagacctgaagaaaacttctgtgtagctcaaaagcttgtctctctcaccagggccagctccaggaaccagctTAACAAACAGGTGCTTGCggtggccaacggagaggggcggcacgtgcggcaatttgggggcggcaggtctctcactccctctaggagagaaggacctgctgccgaactgccgccaccgatcgcggcttttttttttctccccccaattgccgccgccggtcgcgattgcgatcgcagcttttttttttttttttgcttggggcagcagaaatgctggagccagccctgtctctcaccaacagaagttggtccaatagaagatattacttcACACACCTGGTCTCTCATTGAGAAAAGGCACAGTTCAGTATTAGCTGATGGGTGTTAAGCAGAATGAGACAATCACATTTGTCCTTATGAGTAAATTGTATTGTGATTTTTCTCGTATATTTCAGGATGAAGCGCTTTCAGGAGCAACCTGATattttctcactttctggtgaggAATCTGGATCTGGGGCTGACGACATACCTGAAACAGAATCAGAATCTGGGTCAGGAATTAATTACAATGTTGAGTATCCTAACTTGTCATCTTCTGGCTTGGTGCAAAAAGAGGAGTTGAAGCAGGAACTAACAAATGAAGATTTAATGCTGTAAGAAAGAAGACTTTATCTCTATCATGATGATTATTTACAGCACTTCTTCTATGTTGTATAACTAAGTGATTAGTCTTAGGACAAACAGTTTTATAAAAATTATAATCCAACAAAAGTGCCTTATAATCTTTATTGCTTTTCTTTGCtaaaaaaatctttgttaaaTGTGACCTTACCTACATTTATATGTGCATTTTATATCTAAGCTTGGGATATTTCTGAAATCATGGGAAGATGGAATCTAAAAGATCCATGATAGTCTTGCTTGAGACAAATACTAGTATAGAAAAGAAAATGACTGGAAAATATTAGGTATGTGTATTCAAGCAGCAATCCAGGAGTCACAGACATACAAAGTAATGTAACTAAAAGTAAACTTCCCCAAACTTTTTCTTTGCCCCCCCGATAATTTTCTGTATAAAGTACCAGTAAGCTTATTTGTGAAATTAATTGTTTGCTATTATAAAATGTATTCCATATTACACAATAACTAATACAATGTTACTTTAATTATTGGACTTTTTATAACCCCCAGTGGGCCTCAAtacaatatataatataattttgACTGTTCCTGTTAGTATAAATGACATGGTCATGTAGGTCCAAGAATCATGACCCCTTCTACATTCTTTCTGTGTGACTATTATTAAAAGTGGTTAAAGAACAACTGCACTtgttatattttaaatttctggCTGAATATTTTTCCTTATATTTGCATCTACTCAGTTGTAATACTATTAAAATTTTAACGtaaccaaatactgattttttttcttaaatgctgGAGTGAGCGCTCAAAAATATGGGTGGAAATGAACAATAAACAATTTTGTTTTCTAGTAGCCTTCATGAAAAAAGTATCTAAAATACACTAGCTGTGAAAAGGTTATAATCTGAGGCACAAATAAATCCATGGCTGCAGAAAATACACCAATTTTGAGGATTTAAGATCTTTCCACAGCTTTTGCCAGATTTTAAgctatcttttaaaatataataatttcTAGCTCCTCCAGTTGCTGATTACCCACAACTCACAATGAAGTCAGAgtgaattttgccactgactttataGGAAGCAGTATTAGTTTTAGAAAGTGTCAGAGACATTATCTCGGCTGACCAGGAAAGACCTGGAACTGTTTGCCCTGAAGCCAGGCCAAATGcttttatgtttgattttgctACTCTGATAGAAAGAGAATCTTTTTTGTATTTCATATGGAATAACCCTCCTCCCCATCACACTCACTTTCCCCACCCCTTTCACATGCTAAGTTTTCAGTCCATCCTCAGAAAAATCAGTAGAGTCCTAGACTTATCCAGAAGAAGGAGATAAAATCTTGTAGTCTACAAGGAAGAACAACATACTTGGTAGCACAGACAACTGCTTAAATTATTAATACAATTTTAACAGGTTGGATGAAGGTTTATAGAACAAGTGTCACCAGTCTTTTTAGGTGTCTCCCATGATGACACCtgccttttaaataaaatgtaaaaaactaaAACAACCTCTCTACCCCAGAAATAACATTAGAGGTACATGatattctgtttttaaatacaaAGCCAGTATTGTTCTATGGACAGTAATATAAAGGTAATATCTGCTGTGTTTACTGAGGTAACTGCTTCATTCAAAGGACCCAATCCAGCAAACAACTTAACTGGGTGAATAGCCCAAGACAGTAGATCTACTCATATGCTTGGAGgtgagcatgtgtttaagtgctttgctggattgtggccagactgctcagcaccttgcaggattgagcccaatgACAGCAAAACATGCAGAAGATAACTGTGTATATCAAGTAACATTGCCATCTAGTGCTGAAATGACAAGCCTACATTTTAACAAGCTAAACTTTCAAATACCCAACATATTCCTCATCTAAAGTATTTGTTCCAAAACATGGAATAGAAAATAGATGAGTACTATATCTAAATAAATGGCACATTAACTTCTTTGTATAACAGTGTTCATAATTCCAGATGTACTTTTTATAGAAATTTGATGTTTCTCAACAATTAAAGATGACTTGACCTTTGCAGTTAGTAGCATACATTAGGTTTCTTCATATGCTTCTGAAGTTTCAGTAGTACTGTTGGATTTTTCGCTGGTGCTGTTGTTGTAATCTTTATCATTTTTCTATAGGCTTTTGAAGGAAGCATTGACTGAGATCTGAATGATAGATTGACTGCAAGCAAACGTTTTATTAGGATTTAGGACTTGCTAGCTCTTCCCAATCAAACTTACTCTTAAATTGGT is a genomic window of Chrysemys picta bellii isolate R12L10 chromosome 7, ASM1138683v2, whole genome shotgun sequence containing:
- the SRGN gene encoding serglycin — protein: MQAKMQTRVRCNGRIFLAVCIILFMGYTAQGVPVQKARFQRVKCRPDILSANCIEEKGPLFEISEGGANRILPPKADPFLMKRFQEQPDIFSLSGEESGSGADDIPETESESGSGINYNVEYPNLSSSGLVQKEELKQELTNEDLML